GAGTTGTTGAATAACGCGAATCTTACGCCTTTGGATGTGGTTCCCATTACCTCTAAGGGGATGGAGCCACTCCATTTTGTTCGGAAGAAATGGTATGGTAAGTACCTGATGGTCAGAGCGGCGAATATGAAGATAACTGTGGATACCGAGACCAAGATCATCGTCAATATTTCCGGTGGGGGCTGTCCCGATGTCCCGTATCTGGCAACGGAACTCATCGGTCAGCACATCAACGAGGCTCCTGATCTTACCGAGGTCGGTTTTTCTCTCTGTGCCTACTCATTGAACACTGCCCGGGAAGAGCTTGTCCGGGAAATAGGAGCGTAATTATGTTGTTATTAGCCGGAGCAGTTCCTGTTGAAGATCTTCCGTTTCTGGTAGGGCCTGTTACCTATAATGAAAAGGGAATCACCATTGACGGGCACAAGCTTGCCATCAATCGGGGTAATGAAGCCATGATGACCTCGGCCTGTATCACCTGTCGGGAGTACGGGGTAGATGCACCTCTTGGTTTAGTGGCTGGAGATATTGGTAGACGTAGGGGAAGCGAAGCGATTTATAAGCATTTGGCTGAGCAT
This sequence is a window from Candidatus Electrothrix rattekaaiensis. Protein-coding genes within it:
- a CDS encoding DUF3343 domain-containing protein, which translates into the protein MPVFEDDFLSCSTAEQDIFLSTLVKKSTMNWFKKKEKPSQEENDKQDVTRGLLIFAHPTTVIDVEHILRDEGYEIRVVSPPPSYRTGCDLSVEFPMEAEAAITELLNNANLTPLDVVPITSKGMEPLHFVRKKWYGKYLMVRAANMKITVDTETKIIVNISGGGCPDVPYLATELIGQHINEAPDLTEVGFSLCAYSLNTAREELVREIGA